Proteins found in one Mesorhizobium sp. CAU 1732 genomic segment:
- a CDS encoding Xaa-Pro peptidase family protein, translating into MTDIVAERMARLRAKMAETGTGLVAIAPGSHMQWLVGFYPHPDERPCLLLVAADKAGFLMPALNADAARQDSDLPMFTWADADGPDAALADALSELFADRAGRVVLDETMRADFALLLLDALPGIERAFTEDTVGQLRSMKDEAEFRKLKRSALLNDEAMKAAWAGIKPGMTEKEVARIVSDHFAANGARVQFSIVGANENGAHPHHATSDRVLREGDAVVLDIGGRIGGYPSDMTRMAIVGEAPEGYGQIHSIVEKAVQAALAAAKPGVPAKAVDKAARDVIDAAGYGEFFVHRTGHGLGIDVHEPPYITATSETILEEGMVFSIEPGIYLPGRFGIRLEDIVIMRADGPEILSELPRDAFVVRV; encoded by the coding sequence GTGACCGACATCGTCGCTGAGCGGATGGCGCGGCTGCGCGCCAAAATGGCTGAAACCGGAACCGGCCTCGTCGCCATCGCGCCGGGTTCGCACATGCAGTGGCTGGTGGGTTTCTATCCGCATCCCGACGAACGTCCCTGTCTTCTGCTGGTGGCCGCTGACAAAGCGGGCTTCCTGATGCCGGCGCTGAACGCGGACGCCGCACGGCAGGATTCCGATCTTCCGATGTTCACATGGGCCGATGCCGACGGCCCCGATGCGGCGCTGGCCGATGCGCTTTCGGAGCTGTTTGCGGATCGTGCCGGCCGCGTCGTTCTGGATGAGACGATGCGCGCGGATTTCGCGCTTCTGCTGCTCGACGCGCTTCCCGGCATCGAGCGGGCTTTCACCGAGGACACGGTCGGCCAGCTTCGATCGATGAAGGACGAGGCGGAGTTCCGCAAGCTCAAGAGATCAGCGCTCCTGAACGACGAGGCGATGAAGGCCGCATGGGCCGGCATCAAGCCGGGCATGACCGAAAAAGAGGTTGCTCGCATCGTCAGCGATCATTTCGCGGCGAACGGCGCGCGGGTGCAGTTCTCGATCGTCGGCGCGAACGAGAACGGCGCGCATCCGCACCACGCCACCAGCGACCGCGTGCTGCGTGAGGGCGACGCGGTGGTGCTCGACATCGGCGGCCGGATCGGCGGCTATCCCAGTGACATGACCCGCATGGCGATCGTCGGCGAGGCGCCGGAAGGGTACGGCCAGATCCACTCGATCGTGGAGAAGGCGGTGCAGGCGGCACTTGCCGCCGCGAAGCCCGGCGTTCCCGCAAAGGCGGTCGACAAGGCCGCGCGTGACGTGATCGACGCGGCCGGCTACGGCGAGTTCTTCGTCCACCGCACGGGGCACGGCCTCGGCATCGACGTCCACGAGCCGCCCTACATTACCGCGACGTCGGAGACGATTTTGGAGGAGGGCATGGTGTTTTCCATCGAGCCCGGCATCTACCTTCCCGGCCGCTTCGGCATCCGCCTCGAGGACATCGTCATCATGCGCGCGGACGGGCCGGAAATCCTGTCCGAACTGCCGCGCGACGCGTTCGTGGTGCGGGTTTAG
- a CDS encoding DUF3008 family protein — MPAKSKAQQKAAGAALSAKRGETKKSELKGASREMVDSMSEKQLEELAETKRKNLPNKKSD, encoded by the coding sequence ATGCCCGCGAAATCGAAAGCTCAGCAGAAAGCCGCAGGAGCGGCACTCTCCGCGAAACGCGGAGAAACGAAGAAGTCCGAATTGAAAGGCGCATCTCGCGAAATGGTCGATTCGATGAGCGAAAAGCAGCTCGAGGAACTGGCCGAAACGAAGCGCAAGAACCTTCCAAACAAGAAGTCGGATTGA
- a CDS encoding autotransporter assembly complex family protein, with product MTEQSPPVWRRSRLVVTAFCAALCVAPGQVHAFELFGIKLFGSDEPEEDLVIGDPQTYSVEFSVGETDDGIENTLKNASTLWNDRNEPASGAAGLLAKARGDYRRLLGTLYSEGRYGGTISIRIDGREAADLAPDAQLAEPATVTVSVDPGPLFNFREAAIVNQAPPATNRRDEVDDPRDEGFASGEIAKSGTILRAERLSVEAWRQQGHAKAEVAERRVEAAHDADVVDARITVNPGRKAFYGPVTVEGTERMDAEWVAWMTGLRPGVEYDPDDLTRAGTRIAKLDVFRAARFQEADMIDSNGLLPITYIVQERLPRRFGVGGSYSTIDGAGLEAYWMHRNLFGRAERLRFDAKVAGIGKTFKPDEFTYRVGSTFVKPGVFTPDTDFSASLYGDREVLDPYTRTAVTATTGFTHVFTEELSGKLFATGGRSRFDDDEFGRRDFMTAGFMGALTYDSRDNAADATEGYFLEGTLDPFYEFEYGNAAFKATAEARAYYGFGEENRFVLAGRLKLGALVGPPISELPPDMLFFAGGGGSVRGYAYRNIGVPTASGNVIGGRSLAEASIEARAKVTDSIGVVGFVDAGFVGEDTIPTFDEDLRLGAGVGLRYLTGLGPIRLDVAVPLDRREGDPSVAFYVGIGQAF from the coding sequence TTGACCGAGCAGAGCCCGCCAGTCTGGCGCCGCAGCCGGCTCGTCGTCACTGCCTTCTGCGCCGCGCTCTGCGTCGCGCCGGGACAGGTGCATGCGTTCGAGCTTTTCGGAATCAAGCTTTTCGGAAGCGATGAACCCGAGGAAGACCTCGTCATCGGCGATCCGCAGACCTACTCGGTCGAATTCTCCGTCGGCGAGACCGATGACGGGATCGAAAACACCCTCAAGAACGCTTCGACCTTGTGGAACGACCGCAACGAACCCGCGTCGGGCGCCGCCGGCTTGCTGGCGAAGGCGCGCGGCGACTATCGCCGCCTTCTGGGCACGCTCTATTCCGAAGGCCGCTATGGCGGCACCATCTCGATCAGGATCGATGGCCGCGAGGCAGCCGATCTAGCGCCCGATGCGCAGCTTGCCGAACCCGCCACGGTAACCGTCTCGGTGGACCCCGGCCCCCTGTTCAATTTCCGCGAGGCCGCGATCGTCAATCAGGCACCGCCCGCGACGAACCGTCGTGACGAGGTCGATGACCCGCGCGACGAAGGCTTCGCATCGGGCGAGATCGCGAAGTCGGGAACGATCCTGCGCGCCGAACGCCTGTCCGTCGAGGCGTGGCGGCAGCAGGGCCACGCCAAGGCCGAGGTTGCCGAGCGCCGTGTCGAGGCCGCGCATGACGCCGACGTCGTGGACGCCCGCATCACCGTCAACCCCGGCCGCAAGGCGTTTTACGGGCCCGTGACGGTCGAGGGCACCGAGCGCATGGACGCCGAGTGGGTCGCCTGGATGACGGGCCTGCGGCCGGGCGTGGAGTACGACCCGGACGATCTGACCCGCGCAGGAACGCGCATCGCGAAGCTGGACGTGTTCCGTGCGGCGCGCTTCCAGGAAGCGGACATGATCGACAGCAACGGACTGCTGCCGATCACCTACATCGTGCAGGAGCGCCTGCCACGCCGGTTCGGCGTCGGCGGCTCCTATTCGACGATCGACGGTGCCGGCCTCGAAGCGTACTGGATGCATCGCAACCTGTTCGGCCGCGCCGAGCGTCTACGCTTCGACGCGAAGGTGGCCGGCATCGGCAAGACGTTCAAGCCGGATGAATTCACCTATCGCGTCGGGTCGACCTTCGTGAAGCCGGGCGTGTTCACGCCGGATACGGACTTCTCGGCATCGCTGTACGGCGATCGGGAAGTCCTCGATCCGTACACGCGCACCGCCGTTACCGCCACGACGGGCTTCACCCACGTCTTCACCGAGGAACTCTCCGGCAAGCTCTTTGCGACCGGCGGACGCTCGCGCTTCGACGACGACGAATTCGGCCGCCGCGACTTCATGACCGCAGGTTTCATGGGCGCTTTGACCTATGACAGCCGCGACAATGCGGCCGACGCCACCGAGGGCTACTTCCTCGAAGGCACGCTCGACCCATTCTACGAGTTCGAATACGGCAACGCCGCCTTCAAGGCGACCGCGGAGGCCCGCGCCTACTACGGCTTCGGTGAAGAAAACCGCTTCGTCCTTGCCGGCCGGCTCAAGCTTGGCGCGCTCGTCGGGCCGCCCATCTCCGAACTGCCGCCGGACATGCTGTTCTTCGCAGGCGGCGGCGGTTCCGTGCGCGGCTACGCATACCGCAACATCGGCGTGCCGACCGCCAGCGGCAACGTGATCGGCGGCCGCTCGCTGGCGGAGGCATCCATCGAAGCACGGGCCAAGGTCACGGATTCGATCGGCGTCGTCGGCTTCGTCGATGCCGGCTTCGTCGGCGAGGACACGATCCCGACCTTCGACGAAGACCTCAGGCTCGGCGCCGGCGTCGGCCTGCGCTATCTCACCGGACTGGGCCCGATCAGGCTCGACGTCGCAGTGCCGCTGGATCGCCGCGAAGGCGACCCGAGCGTCGCCTTCTATGTCGGCATAGGACAGGCTTTCTGA